From the Exiguobacterium aurantiacum genome, one window contains:
- a CDS encoding STAS domain-containing protein, giving the protein MDLAIREQVIGEQLHLYVSGEVDTYTAPKLKEVLHPAITEQDVTVHLDEVDYMDSTGLGVFVGALKIAKRNEKELSLVGVTDRVNRLFELTGLHKLLSINTNVRGGTQ; this is encoded by the coding sequence ATGGATTTAGCGATTCGCGAGCAAGTCATTGGAGAACAATTACACCTTTACGTATCCGGAGAAGTGGATACATATACCGCACCCAAATTGAAGGAAGTCTTGCACCCGGCCATTACGGAACAAGATGTTACCGTTCATTTGGATGAAGTCGACTATATGGATTCAACTGGTCTCGGCGTATTTGTCGGTGCCCTTAAAATAGCCAAACGTAACGAGAAGGAGTTGTCGCTCGTCGGCGTCACCGACCGCGTCAACCGTCTCTTTGAATTGACAGGACTGCACAAGTTGCTTTCGATCAATACAAACGTAAGAGGTGGCACGCAATGA
- a CDS encoding type II toxin-antitoxin system PemK/MazF family toxin, which translates to MIVKRGDVFYANLSPVVGSEQGGVRPVLVIQNDIGNRFSPTVIVAAITAQIQKAKLPTHVEVYQVKHGLERDSVILLEQIRTIDKRRLTDKVTHLDDETMHKVDRALEISLGLIPL; encoded by the coding sequence GTGATCGTAAAGCGTGGTGACGTGTTTTATGCGAATCTGTCGCCCGTAGTCGGTTCAGAGCAAGGTGGAGTTCGTCCGGTTCTCGTCATTCAAAACGATATCGGCAATCGCTTTAGCCCGACCGTCATTGTCGCTGCGATTACGGCTCAGATCCAGAAAGCAAAACTGCCGACTCATGTAGAGGTATATCAAGTCAAACATGGTCTCGAACGAGATTCCGTGATTTTGCTTGAACAGATTCGAACGATTGATAAGCGTCGTCTGACGGATAAAGTCACTCATCTCGATGATGAGACGATGCACAAAGTTGACCGAGCGCTAGAGATTAGTCTGGGATTAATCCCTCTCTAG
- the acpS gene encoding holo-ACP synthase, whose protein sequence is MIVGIGIDIVELERIARSIKNDRFVARLLTEAERALADAYPEQRRIEFVAGRFAAKEAYAKAVGTGIARGLSWQQIEILPDEAGRPHMTAPYSGRIHMSISHSEQYAVAQVIIEEGDHDVSSKLD, encoded by the coding sequence GTGATTGTGGGAATCGGAATCGATATCGTCGAGCTCGAGCGGATTGCTCGCTCGATCAAGAATGACCGTTTCGTCGCGCGTCTGTTGACCGAAGCTGAGCGGGCGCTCGCCGACGCCTATCCAGAACAACGCCGCATCGAATTCGTCGCTGGACGGTTCGCGGCGAAAGAAGCGTATGCCAAAGCGGTCGGGACCGGGATTGCCCGGGGCCTGTCGTGGCAACAAATCGAAATCTTACCGGATGAGGCCGGGCGACCACATATGACGGCGCCTTACTCAGGCCGGATTCATATGAGTATCAGCCACAGCGAGCAATACGCCGTGGCACAAGTCATCATTGAAGAGGGGGATCACGATGTTTCGTCCAAGTTGGATTGA
- the sigB gene encoding RNA polymerase sigma factor SigB — protein MPAKSQQRHHSDDEVLEWIERYQQDDQNEEVQMLLINRYSDLVEALARKFSRGRAIHDDLVQVGMIGLLAALRRFDPEFGRSFESFAVPTIIGEIKRFIRDKTWSVHVPRRIKELGPKIKKTVEELTTELQRSPRIDEIADHLGVSDEEILETLEMGKSYQALSVDSSIEADNEGSTVTLLDLVGSQERGYESVDQRLILEKAFSVLNEREQAILECAYYKNMSQKETGELLGISQMHVSRLQRRALEKLREAIKVPLNEVFSNDD, from the coding sequence GTGCCAGCAAAATCTCAACAACGCCATCACAGTGATGATGAAGTATTAGAGTGGATCGAGCGTTATCAACAGGACGATCAAAATGAAGAAGTCCAAATGCTCCTCATCAACCGATACTCGGACCTCGTTGAGGCGCTCGCACGAAAGTTTTCGCGGGGCCGAGCCATCCATGACGATCTCGTTCAAGTCGGGATGATCGGACTTCTTGCTGCCCTCCGCCGTTTCGACCCTGAGTTCGGACGCAGTTTCGAATCGTTCGCCGTTCCGACGATTATCGGGGAAATCAAGCGTTTCATCCGGGACAAGACGTGGAGCGTCCACGTTCCACGCCGGATTAAAGAGCTTGGACCGAAAATCAAGAAGACGGTCGAAGAATTGACGACCGAGTTACAACGTTCACCGCGCATCGATGAGATCGCCGATCACCTCGGTGTTTCGGATGAAGAGATTCTCGAGACGCTTGAGATGGGTAAGAGCTATCAAGCGCTTTCTGTCGACAGCTCAATCGAAGCGGATAACGAAGGTTCGACTGTCACGCTCCTCGACCTTGTCGGGAGTCAAGAACGTGGCTACGAATCGGTCGACCAGCGTCTCATCCTTGAAAAAGCGTTCAGTGTCTTGAACGAACGAGAACAGGCGATTCTGGAATGCGCCTATTACAAAAACATGAGTCAAAAAGAGACGGGTGAACTCCTCGGGATTTCACAGATGCACGTATCGCGTTTGCAGCGACGTGCGCTCGAGAAATTACGCGAAGCCATCAAAGTCCCACTCAATGAAGTATTCTCAAACGATGACTAA
- a CDS encoding rhomboid family intramembrane serine protease codes for MFSRTENVQTFVRAYPLVTLFIVIQLLVFVIDSLVPDLRIVALGGSFHLALAQGEWYRLLTANFIHLGLGHLLFNSFALIIFGPAMERMVGHIKFAVFYIVAGVLANLLTFFTVSELFYLQAGASGAILAILGFYVYIGRFRRTLIYSQDARLVYIFVAISAVFTLIGANVSLWGHVYGFLAGFLLAIPLSRFAVPYSRPLRYGKYKPRKYSPPIIHTGEGKWIFYVIVGLAVFGLFARFL; via the coding sequence ATGTTTAGTCGTACTGAGAATGTTCAAACGTTCGTCCGGGCGTATCCGCTCGTAACGCTGTTCATTGTAATCCAACTGCTCGTGTTTGTCATCGATTCTTTGGTACCTGACCTCCGAATCGTCGCACTCGGCGGGTCGTTCCATCTCGCGCTCGCCCAAGGGGAATGGTACCGTCTCTTGACGGCCAACTTCATCCACTTAGGGCTCGGTCATTTGCTGTTCAACTCGTTCGCTTTGATCATCTTCGGACCCGCCATGGAACGCATGGTCGGTCACATCAAGTTCGCCGTGTTTTATATCGTGGCCGGTGTGCTTGCCAACTTGCTCACGTTCTTCACGGTGAGTGAGCTGTTCTACCTGCAAGCCGGTGCTTCAGGGGCGATTTTAGCGATTCTTGGCTTCTATGTGTACATCGGTCGGTTCCGCCGGACGCTCATCTATAGTCAGGATGCTCGACTCGTCTATATCTTCGTCGCCATCAGCGCCGTGTTCACGCTCATCGGGGCGAACGTATCACTGTGGGGACACGTGTATGGCTTCCTTGCTGGGTTCTTGCTCGCGATTCCGCTTTCCCGGTTCGCGGTCCCATACTCGCGCCCGCTCCGTTACGGGAAGTACAAGCCTCGCAAGTATTCTCCGCCCATCATTCATACGGGTGAAGGCAAATGGATTTTCTACGTGATTGTCGGACTGGCCGTGTTCGGTTTGTTCGCCCGCTTCTTATGA
- a CDS encoding Tex family protein: MITKVAKELKLKPSQVETVQQLAADGATIPFMARYRKEMTGNLDEVEIKAILDALQYEESLHKRKTDVLAKLEELEKATPELTRALEAATSLQQVDDIYLPYRPKRRTKAEQGREKGLQALADWYRQPTPYSVKEAESLAGDLSLEEALPFVQSIIGEEWGEVATLRQSLRTRVRKEALLRSQKKKQAEDEKEVFAQYYEYEEKIAGIVPHRILALNRGERTDVLQVKIAFDEAGFMRQALAKFDRLPTEKRELVTLAVKDAFKKSVFPAIEREIRSELTETAEEQAIDVFSKNLKQLYMQPPLREVVVLGIDPAYRTGCKWAVVNEIGKVEEVGVFYPTAPKHDVAGSEKVLASLVKRYPISVIVIGNGTASRETEQFVSNWLKKAEREIAYAIVNEAGASVYSASEIARSEFPELKVEERSAVSIARRIQDAMAELVKVDPQSVGVGQYQHDVSQNKLKGSLEFVVESVVNMVGVDVNRASESLLTYVSGLNKTTAKNIVAYRDEFGRFDTRKEIKKVPRLGAKAYEQAAGFLRITNGSDVLDQTEIHPESYKLTLSLLKELGVSKQAVGTAELRDRLKTVDAKALSEKLNAGLPTVEDILKSLAKPGRDPREDIQKPLLRTDVMNLEDLQVGMEFQGTVRNVIDFGAFVDIGVKQDGLVHISKLSNRYVKHPLDVVAVGDIVTVWIEQVDANRGRISLTMLEPKR; the protein is encoded by the coding sequence TTGATTACGAAAGTCGCAAAAGAGTTGAAGTTAAAGCCGAGTCAAGTCGAGACGGTGCAACAGCTTGCCGCTGACGGAGCGACGATTCCGTTCATGGCCCGTTATCGTAAAGAAATGACCGGTAATCTCGATGAAGTCGAAATCAAAGCGATCCTCGACGCCTTACAATATGAAGAGAGTTTGCACAAACGTAAGACGGACGTCCTTGCCAAACTCGAAGAACTCGAGAAGGCGACACCGGAGTTGACCCGTGCGCTTGAAGCGGCGACAAGCCTGCAGCAAGTCGATGACATTTACCTTCCGTATCGTCCGAAGCGACGGACGAAAGCCGAACAAGGACGGGAAAAAGGCCTCCAAGCCCTCGCCGACTGGTATCGTCAACCGACACCGTATTCGGTGAAAGAAGCGGAGTCGTTAGCCGGGGACCTTTCGCTTGAAGAAGCACTTCCGTTCGTGCAATCGATCATCGGGGAGGAATGGGGCGAAGTGGCGACGCTTCGACAATCACTTCGAACACGAGTCCGGAAAGAGGCACTCCTTCGTTCACAGAAGAAAAAACAGGCGGAAGATGAGAAAGAAGTGTTCGCCCAGTATTATGAATATGAAGAAAAAATCGCGGGAATTGTCCCGCACCGAATCCTCGCCTTGAACCGTGGAGAGCGCACGGATGTGTTGCAAGTGAAAATCGCCTTCGACGAAGCGGGCTTCATGCGGCAAGCGCTCGCCAAGTTTGACCGCTTGCCGACGGAGAAACGTGAACTTGTCACGCTCGCCGTGAAGGACGCCTTCAAGAAATCGGTGTTCCCGGCGATCGAACGTGAGATTCGGAGCGAGTTGACCGAGACGGCCGAAGAGCAGGCAATCGACGTGTTCTCGAAAAACTTGAAGCAGCTCTATATGCAACCGCCGCTTCGCGAGGTCGTCGTCTTAGGGATTGACCCAGCCTACCGCACCGGATGTAAATGGGCCGTCGTCAATGAGATTGGAAAAGTCGAAGAGGTCGGTGTCTTCTATCCGACGGCACCGAAACATGATGTCGCCGGTTCGGAGAAAGTGTTGGCGTCGCTCGTGAAGCGTTACCCGATCTCTGTCATCGTCATCGGGAACGGGACCGCATCTCGTGAGACGGAACAGTTCGTATCGAATTGGTTGAAGAAAGCGGAACGGGAGATTGCCTATGCCATCGTCAACGAGGCGGGGGCAAGTGTCTATTCGGCCTCGGAGATTGCCCGGTCTGAATTCCCGGAATTGAAAGTAGAAGAACGTTCGGCTGTTTCGATCGCTCGACGCATTCAAGATGCAATGGCGGAACTCGTAAAAGTCGATCCGCAGTCTGTTGGGGTCGGACAATATCAGCACGACGTCAGTCAAAACAAGTTGAAAGGGTCGCTCGAGTTCGTCGTCGAGAGTGTCGTCAACATGGTCGGTGTCGATGTAAACCGGGCCTCGGAGTCACTTCTGACATACGTATCCGGGTTGAATAAGACGACGGCCAAAAACATCGTCGCGTATCGGGATGAGTTCGGGCGCTTTGATACACGGAAAGAAATCAAGAAAGTGCCGCGTCTTGGAGCAAAGGCGTATGAACAAGCAGCCGGCTTTTTACGGATCACGAACGGGAGCGATGTGCTCGACCAGACGGAGATTCATCCGGAGAGCTATAAGTTGACGCTCTCTCTATTGAAGGAACTCGGTGTTTCGAAGCAAGCAGTCGGTACGGCTGAACTACGAGATCGATTGAAGACCGTCGATGCCAAAGCGCTGAGTGAGAAGCTAAATGCCGGATTGCCGACAGTCGAAGATATCTTGAAGTCGCTCGCAAAACCGGGACGTGACCCGCGCGAAGACATTCAAAAGCCATTACTTCGGACAGATGTCATGAACTTGGAAGACCTTCAAGTGGGGATGGAGTTCCAAGGGACGGTGCGAAACGTCATCGACTTTGGTGCGTTCGTTGATATCGGGGTTAAGCAAGACGGACTCGTCCATATTTCAAAATTGTCGAATCGCTACGTCAAACATCCGCTTGATGTCGTTGCGGTCGGTGATATCGTCACCGTATGGATTGAACAAGTGGACGCCAATCGTGGACGGATCAGTCTTACGATGCTGGAGCCGAAGCGTTAA
- the argF gene encoding ornithine carbamoyltransferase: MTTKTINHLLTLEELTPSALDDLLGLAAEVKRQPEAFQSALAGKKVALLFEKASTRTRMSFEVGVVELGGYPLFLSSSDLQIGRGEPLTDTIQVMSRYVDALMIRTYAHETVETLASAGSIPIINGLTDSHHPCQVLADLLTVEEVFGTRTAKTLTYIGDGNNMAHSLMIGGALSGMHIRIASPEAYTVETDIFERANELAATTGGSVTLWQDPVAAAEGADVIYTDVFASMGQEAEAAERLTQFATFQVDATLMQQAKSDAIFLHCLPAHRGEEVTADVIDGPQSVVFDQAENRLHAQKALMLTLLT; encoded by the coding sequence ATGACGACGAAAACGATCAATCATCTACTGACACTCGAGGAACTGACTCCGTCCGCGCTCGACGACTTGCTTGGACTCGCGGCCGAGGTGAAACGACAGCCGGAAGCGTTCCAGTCCGCACTCGCCGGCAAGAAAGTGGCGCTCTTGTTCGAGAAGGCCTCGACCCGGACCCGGATGTCGTTCGAGGTCGGTGTCGTCGAACTCGGCGGTTATCCGCTGTTCTTGAGCAGCAGTGACTTACAGATCGGACGCGGGGAACCGCTGACGGATACGATTCAAGTCATGAGCCGCTATGTCGACGCGCTCATGATTCGGACGTATGCCCACGAGACGGTCGAGACGCTCGCTTCGGCAGGGTCGATTCCGATTATCAACGGATTGACCGATTCCCATCACCCGTGCCAAGTACTCGCCGACTTGTTGACGGTCGAGGAAGTGTTCGGCACGAGAACGGCGAAGACGTTGACGTACATCGGAGACGGGAACAATATGGCCCACTCGCTCATGATCGGGGGCGCGCTCAGCGGGATGCACATCCGCATCGCCTCGCCGGAAGCGTATACGGTCGAGACCGACATTTTTGAACGGGCGAACGAACTCGCGGCGACGACGGGGGGCAGCGTCACGTTGTGGCAAGACCCGGTCGCTGCGGCCGAGGGAGCGGACGTCATTTACACAGATGTGTTCGCGAGCATGGGACAAGAAGCGGAAGCGGCGGAACGGTTGACGCAGTTCGCGACGTTCCAAGTTGATGCTACCCTCATGCAACAAGCGAAGTCGGATGCGATTTTCTTGCACTGCCTCCCGGCTCACCGTGGTGAGGAAGTGACGGCTGACGTCATCGACGGCCCGCAATCGGTCGTGTTCGATCAAGCTGAGAATCGATTGCACGCGCAAAAGGCGCTCATGCTCACCTTGCTCACCTAA
- the rsbW gene encoding anti-sigma B factor RsbW: MSNIEQTVMTFPAKPEYVGVVRLVVSGIANRMGYTYDEIEDIKIAVSEACGNAVQHAYEDQEGEVKLTCGVHEDRLEMTIEDSGKTFADDVKRQAAPVEETAEIESLHEGGLGLFLIEALMDDVSINKDNGVKVTMTKLLNRDEVDQSASKISTTPSQ, encoded by the coding sequence ATGAGTAACATCGAACAGACGGTGATGACGTTCCCGGCCAAACCGGAGTATGTCGGTGTGGTCCGTTTAGTCGTCTCAGGAATCGCTAACCGTATGGGATATACGTACGACGAGATCGAAGATATTAAAATCGCGGTCTCGGAAGCCTGTGGCAATGCTGTTCAACATGCCTATGAAGATCAAGAAGGTGAAGTGAAGCTCACGTGCGGCGTCCATGAAGATCGTCTCGAAATGACGATCGAGGACTCGGGCAAAACATTTGCCGACGACGTGAAACGCCAAGCGGCGCCAGTCGAAGAGACGGCTGAAATCGAATCGCTTCACGAAGGGGGACTCGGTCTTTTCCTCATTGAAGCCTTAATGGATGACGTCTCGATCAACAAGGACAACGGTGTCAAGGTGACGATGACGAAACTCCTTAATAGGGACGAGGTGGATCAGAGTGCCAGCAAAATCTCAACAACGCCATCACAGTGA
- a CDS encoding GNAT family N-acetyltransferase, which produces MQIREATVSDYEAFTEVSRASFKQEADRLRLPYRDLNIEPPGYDDESMNRYLIEQLTCYVIELDGQLIGGTVVTLTGQEYGRIDRIFIHPERQGQGIGKRALQLIEELHPTVRIWELETSAVQPNNVAFYRAAGYQSVFESDEEICFIKRVKQPVDEAITLRYEERSIKGAQAYRMDASQIVITNSNVSELRASNCNFTRSQFRNINFREAEFDDLNLSGSQYRFVTMYESGRPTTFFHTNLTNTMMNNCRLDGVQIADSSIDGLTIDGVNIQDLLEQHQKAIGGTKTYE; this is translated from the coding sequence ATGCAAATCCGTGAAGCGACAGTCTCTGACTACGAGGCGTTCACTGAGGTTTCACGAGCGAGTTTTAAACAAGAGGCAGATCGTCTCCGACTACCATATCGTGACCTCAATATTGAACCGCCCGGCTATGATGACGAATCGATGAATCGTTATTTGATTGAGCAACTGACCTGTTATGTTATTGAACTCGACGGACAACTGATTGGGGGAACCGTCGTGACATTGACCGGACAGGAGTATGGTCGAATTGACCGCATTTTTATCCATCCCGAGCGACAAGGGCAAGGGATAGGGAAACGTGCGCTACAGTTGATCGAAGAACTTCATCCGACTGTACGAATTTGGGAGTTGGAGACGTCAGCAGTCCAACCCAACAATGTCGCATTTTATCGAGCAGCTGGTTACCAGTCCGTCTTCGAATCGGACGAGGAAATTTGTTTCATCAAACGAGTAAAGCAACCCGTAGATGAAGCAATCACATTGCGATATGAAGAGCGATCCATCAAAGGTGCCCAAGCGTATAGAATGGATGCGAGTCAAATCGTCATCACGAACAGTAACGTCTCAGAACTACGGGCCAGCAATTGTAATTTTACGAGAAGTCAGTTCCGCAATATCAACTTCAGGGAAGCCGAATTTGACGACTTAAATTTATCCGGCTCCCAATATCGGTTCGTCACCATGTACGAGTCGGGACGGCCGACGACGTTCTTCCATACGAACCTGACGAACACAATGATGAACAACTGTCGGCTCGATGGTGTCCAAATCGCAGACTCATCGA
- the alr gene encoding alanine racemase — translation MFRPSWIEIDRAAIKHNVIEIKKRIPQALMAVVKANAYGHGAVEVAKIALENGATMLGVALLEEAIELREAGIEAPILVMEAQFPETAGVAADHDVTLSVFSADWLREARTHLSDRPLTVHVKVDTGMGRLGLRTRAELDALLEAADDRFVVEGIYTHFATADEPDSQLYYEQQERFGQLMDGLHSRFRYIHTSNSAGAIRMAGEDVPYNLVRVGIAIYGLYPSAEMASFYSFLRPAFTLKSKLMQVKRLEAGQTISYGATYTTTEDEWIGTVPVGYADGWIRKASGFEVDVNGHHCPIVGRVCMDRFMVRLPEELPVGTVVTLIGGPVAIDELATHLETINYEVVCQLTNRLPRRYV, via the coding sequence ATGTTTCGTCCAAGTTGGATTGAAATTGATCGGGCGGCGATCAAGCATAACGTAATCGAAATCAAAAAACGGATCCCGCAAGCGCTCATGGCCGTCGTCAAAGCGAACGCTTACGGACATGGAGCCGTCGAAGTCGCGAAAATCGCACTCGAGAACGGGGCAACGATGCTCGGAGTGGCCTTGCTTGAAGAAGCCATCGAGCTCCGAGAGGCTGGGATTGAAGCACCGATTCTCGTCATGGAGGCCCAGTTCCCAGAAACTGCGGGCGTCGCGGCCGATCATGATGTGACGTTGTCGGTCTTTTCGGCCGACTGGTTACGTGAGGCGCGCACGCATCTATCTGACCGTCCGCTGACCGTTCATGTGAAAGTCGACACCGGGATGGGGCGCCTCGGTCTGCGGACCCGCGCTGAACTTGATGCACTTCTCGAGGCGGCCGATGACCGTTTCGTCGTTGAAGGGATCTATACTCATTTCGCGACGGCGGATGAGCCGGACAGCCAGCTATATTATGAGCAACAGGAGCGGTTCGGTCAGTTGATGGATGGCCTCCACTCGCGATTCCGTTACATCCATACATCGAACTCGGCCGGGGCGATTCGCATGGCCGGGGAAGATGTGCCGTATAACTTGGTACGGGTCGGAATTGCGATTTATGGGCTCTACCCGTCAGCTGAAATGGCTTCCTTCTATTCATTTTTACGTCCGGCCTTCACGTTGAAGAGCAAACTCATGCAAGTGAAGCGACTTGAGGCCGGACAGACGATCAGCTACGGGGCGACGTATACGACGACTGAGGATGAGTGGATTGGCACCGTGCCGGTCGGGTATGCCGACGGTTGGATTCGCAAAGCGAGCGGATTCGAAGTCGACGTCAACGGACACCATTGTCCGATCGTCGGTCGTGTCTGCATGGACCGCTTCATGGTGAGGCTTCCTGAAGAGCTGCCGGTCGGGACGGTCGTCACCCTCATCGGTGGACCGGTCGCGATTGACGAACTGGCCACGCATCTCGAGACGATCAACTACGAGGTCGTCTGTCAATTAACGAATCGCCTCCCGCGACGTTATGTGTAA